Genomic DNA from Candidatus Brocadiaceae bacterium:
CGCTCTGCAGGATGATGTTCTGACTGCCGAGGCGCTTGATCTGGTCCTGGGCCTCTTCGCTGGCGCCGGTGCCGATGGCCAGCATGGCGATGACCGAACAGACGCCGAACATGATGCCCAGCACGGTGAGGCCGCTGCGCAGCTTGTGCAGCCAGAGGCTCTTGAGGCCGATGCGGAGCGTTCTCTTGAGCTGGAATCCGATCATGGGGTTGCCTGCTTGTCGGGCTGCGGAAGGTCCTCGGTGATCTGGCCGTCCACCAGGTGGAGGGTCCGCTGGGCGCGCTCGGCCACGCGGGGGTCGTGCGTGACGATGATCATGGTCACGCCGCTACCATTGACCTCGCCCAGGAGTTCCAGGATCTGCTCGCCGGTGCGGGTGTCCAGGTTGCCGGTCGGTTCGTCGGCCAGCACGAACAGGGGCGAACTGGCCAGGGCCCGTGCGATGCCCACGCGCTGGCGCTCGCCGCCGCTCAGTTCCGTGGGCACGTGCGTGAGGCGGTGGCTGAGGCCCACGACCTCGGCCATCTCGACGGCGCGCCGGTAGCTTTCGCGTTCGGACATCCCCTGGTAGTAGAGGGGGATCTCGATGTTCTCGACGACGTTGAGTTGCGCGATCAGGTTGTAGGACTGGAAGACGAAGCCGATCTCGCTGGCCCGGATGTCGCTCAGTTCGTCGTCGCTGAGGGTGGAGATGTCGCGTCCGCCCAGGAGGTAGCGCCCGCTGGTGGGCGTGTCCAGGCATCCCAGGAGGTTCAGCAGGGTCGACTTGCCGGAGCCGCTCGGCCCCATGATGGCGACCATCTCGCCCTCTTCGACGGCGAAGTTGACGCCCCGCATGGCGTGCAGGAGCGTCTCACCCATCTGGTAGGTGCGCCAGACGTTCTGGAACTCAGCGAGCGCCATCGTCCCCTCCTTCCTGCCGGGCGGCGGGCTGCTGCGGATTCTGTGGCCCGCCGGCGCCCTCGGGCCGGGGGCCGGGGCGTCCGCCACGCCCTTCGGGCCGGGCGGCCATGCGGCGCAGCATCTCCTCGGCCTGGCTGCGTTGCTCGGGCGTCAGGGACTCGAGCAGCTCCTGCGTCTTGCGGGTGCGTTCCTCGCCGGTGAGGGCGCGCAGTTGCCGCATCCGGGCGCGCAGATCGGTCTCGGCCGGCCGGTCGACCGCCGGGTTCGCAGCCTCCGGTGCCGGCTCCGGCGGCTCGGCCGCCGCCGGTCCGGGCGGTTCCTCCTCCATCTCGTCCATGGCGGGAGCCGTCGTCTTGAGCTGGGTGATCAGCGCGGCCAGGTCCTCCTCGGCGGCTTCGTCCGGCGGGGCAAGGTAGACGCGCTCGCCCGGACGGACGCCCGCCTTGACCTCCACGAACGTGCCGGTCGAGAGGCCCAGGCGGACCCTGAGCGGGACCGGGCCGTCGGTGCCCTGGACCCAGCAGACGGTGTAGCCCTGCTCGCGGATGACGGCCTGAACGGGCATGTAGACGACCTCCTCGAGCTGGCCGACGATGATGCGGGCGGTGGCGGACATGCCGGGGATGAACAGCTCGGGCGGCTCCAGCAGGGCCACCTCGGTCTCGTAGACCTTCTCGTCCATGCCGAGTTGGGCGTTCGTCGTGCTGGCCATGGGGCTGATGCGGGCCACCTGGCCCGGCAGGCTCCGGTCCGGGTGGGCTTCCGTGGTCACGATGGCCGGCTGGCCGACGGCGACCTTGTCGATGTCGCGTTCGCTGACGTTCAACTTGACCGAGAGCGCGGACACATCCGGGATTCGAATGATGACGGTGTTCTCCGGGACGGAGGCGCCTTCCTCGATGGTCACCTGTCGGCGCCCCCAGCTCCCCCCGGTGGACGATCCGTAGGCGATACGGCCGGGTTTCGGGGCGCGGATGGCGCACTTGGCCAGCATGTCCTCGGCCTTCCGCAGGCGTTCCCGTTCCAGTTCGTAGCTGGCCTGGCGGGAGCGGAGGCTGGCTTCCGACTGCGTGGACTGGCTGCGCGTGCGGGCCCGCACGCGCTCCATGTTGCGTTCGGCTTCCAGGTAGTCGCTCAGGCGCTGTTCGGCGTCCTTCTGCAGCGTGTAGCGGAGGAACAGCTCCAGGGATTCCCTGGCGGAGTCCATCTGGACGCGGCGACGCCGGGCCTGCAAGCGGTCCTGCTCGAGTTCGTTGGCGCTGATGTAGCCCTGCGGGGCCAGTTGCTCGGACCACCCGAGGGTGTCTTCGGCGCGGGCGTGCTCGCCGGCGGCCAGTTGCACCTGGCTGGCCAGGCGCCTCAGTTG
This window encodes:
- a CDS encoding ABC transporter ATP-binding protein, yielding MALAEFQNVWRTYQMGETLLHAMRGVNFAVEEGEMVAIMGPSGSGKSTLLNLLGCLDTPTSGRYLLGGRDISTLSDDELSDIRASEIGFVFQSYNLIAQLNVVENIEIPLYYQGMSERESYRRAVEMAEVVGLSHRLTHVPTELSGGERQRVGIARALASSPLFVLADEPTGNLDTRTGEQILELLGEVNGSGVTMIIVTHDPRVAERAQRTLHLVDGQITEDLPQPDKQATP
- a CDS encoding HlyD family efflux transporter periplasmic adaptor subunit — its product is MANTTPQPPRTPPRPAPRRRRSRTFRRALLLAILLATAGIGYGLLPGGGPARSEESVPIGEVLRGNLVVVVEERGDIYSIRPHEIKSEVEGWNTILELAPEGSVITPQDVEEGRIIARLDSATLEETVADRKISLFQAEASLVQAEQNHAIQLKQNESDIAGAQQALRFAWMDAESYLGAELTTRLVHEGIEAVDLTALGRRIAERILTPDPVADRRVDEGPELGGEAQQQLRRLASQVQLAAGEHARAEDTLGWSEQLAPQGYISANELEQDRLQARRRRVQMDSARESLELFLRYTLQKDAEQRLSDYLEAERNMERVRARTRSQSTQSEASLRSRQASYELERERLRKAEDMLAKCAIRAPKPGRIAYGSSTGGSWGRRQVTIEEGASVPENTVIIRIPDVSALSVKLNVSERDIDKVAVGQPAIVTTEAHPDRSLPGQVARISPMASTTNAQLGMDEKVYETEVALLEPPELFIPGMSATARIIVGQLEEVVYMPVQAVIREQGYTVCWVQGTDGPVPLRVRLGLSTGTFVEVKAGVRPGERVYLAPPDEAAEEDLAALITQLKTTAPAMDEMEEEPPGPAAAEPPEPAPEAANPAVDRPAETDLRARMRQLRALTGEERTRKTQELLESLTPEQRSQAEEMLRRMAARPEGRGGRPGPRPEGAGGPQNPQQPAARQEGGDDGAR